In a single window of the Nicotiana tomentosiformis chromosome 10, ASM39032v3, whole genome shotgun sequence genome:
- the LOC104101425 gene encoding uncharacterized protein isoform X1 gives MFRCWLPRGLVEVHTSWSDHNSHQRQMSGVSLGESHGRPITGRTLRRCNDHAGADHVVLIDVDSDTFSNVIFIDVPESTPKKFRRKTSAKKDKRRSPLRNIIFIDDDESSENEYPEFGVENDRHFFRDPSPSMRACSTSKSAKEPLNEIGDDCQLVRENIPPVKLSKCKRTYSGKAPVRNRYGLTSDSESGSSEDDEFMEDYSGQLREQWQKASLKRKKCSSDQSGVRDINSASGVGIQPNPGESEEHTSCSGYSKSSTDKEDLSPNSTRESRRTSGMADVHDEGDPRKNFEEGYPSIPPEYRQNPFEKKHPEQGNEGSIPAPGPCLEKPVSCGDRNFSCRQYRVAEEEPFLGKHQRAVETENGRRQYVSADNGKKCQEAVKSYNFHFSKELRHETSRFNEKEDLFSGGFPRTTRSSVVYYPERNYSNGSRVNPRESSICTRASSCSGISGKKCVDQENGKWIPDRTSELNAHNNETQPSNRGSLLEEGLSESVSTSQHKDERHDDVNVQDGENVEGRIENCITTERERMKETSEYKKALEEELASRQRALVIQAEEAKKLKLLLKRKKAESMRLLEMEKRQKQRVEEMRETQKKDVENMNLKELVRAEVRKELRKLEMTCHDMASMLCGLGITVGGGTSHEVRVAYKKALLMFHPDRASRSDIRQEVEAEEKFKLISRMKDKYLPTL, from the exons ATGTTTAGATGCTG GCTGCCCCGTGGATTAGTTGAGGTGCACACAAGTTGGTCCGATCACAACTCTCACCAG AGACAAATGAGTGGGGTGTCTCTAGGTGAGTCTCATGGCAGACCCATTACCGGGAGGACGTTGAGGAGGTGCAATGATCATGCAGGAGCTGATCATGTTGTTCTGATTGATGTCGATAGTGATACTTTTAGTAATGTTATTTTTATTGATGTGCCTGAATCCACACCCAAAAAGTTTCGACGTAAGACTTCAgcaaagaaagacaaaagaagatCTCCTTTGAGGAACATAATCTTCATCGACGATGACGAAAGCAGCGAGAATGAATATCCTGAATTTGGTGTAGAAAATGACCGCCACTTCTTTCGTGACCCTTCCCCTAGCATGAGAGCGTGCTCAACCTCGAAAAGTGCTAAAGAACCTCTAAATGAAATTGGTGATGATTGTCAGTTGGTTCGAGAAAACATACCTCCAGTGAAGTTATCAAAATGCAAAAGAACTTACTCCGGAAAAGCTCCTGTACGAAATCGCTATGGTTTGACATCTGATTCAGAGAGTGGTTCATCCGAAGATGATGAGTTCATGGAGGATTATTCTGGACAGCTTCGAGAGCAGTGGCAGAAAGCTTCCTTAAAGAGGAAAAAGTGTAGCAGTGATCAATCTGGTGTTAGAGATATCAATAGTGCATCCGGTGTTGGAATTCAACCTAACCCTGGTGAGAGTGAAGAGCATACATCTTGTTCTGGTTACTCTAAATCCTCTACAGACAAAGAAGATCTATCTCCTAACTCAACACGTGAATCACGTCGCACTTCTGGTATGGCTGATGTCCATGACGAAGGTGATCCACGAAAGAACTTTGAAGAGGGTTATCCGAGTATACCCCCTGAATATCGGCAGAATCCTTTTGAAAAGAAGCACCCGGAGCAAGGCAATGAAGGGAGTATTCCAGCTCCAGGACCTTGTTTGGAAAAACCTGTTTCATGTGGTGACAGGAACTTCTCTTGTAGACAATATAGGGTAGCAGAGGAGGAACCTTTTCTTGGAAAGCATCAGCGTGCTGTTGAAACTGAAAATGGTAGGAGACAATATGTTTCTGCTGATAATGGTAAAAAGTGTCAGGAGGCGGTTAAGAGTTATAATTTTCATTTCTCAAAAGAATTAAGACATGAAACCAGTAGGTTCAATGAGAAGGAGGATTTATTTTCTGGAGGATTTCCAAGGACTACCCGATCATCTGTTGTATACTATCCAGAACGCAACTATTCTAATGGCAGCAGAGTTAATCCTAGAGAGTCTTCTATTTGCACGAGAGCTTCATCATGCTCAGGAATCAGCGGCAAAAAATGTGTCGATCAGGAAAATGGGAAATGGATTCCTGATAGGACATCAGAATTAAATGCACACAATAATGAAACACAACCTAGTAACAGAGGTTCCTTGCTGGAGGAGGGTCTTTCTGAATCTGTATCTACGAGCCAACACAAGGATGAAAGGCATGATGACGTGAATGTCCAAGATGGTGAGAATGTGGAAGGTCGTATTGAGAACTGTATTACCACCGAAAGAGAAAGGATGAAGGAGACTTCCGAATACAAAAAGGCACTAGAGGAAGAACTTGCGTCCAGGCAAAGAGCGTTAGTGATTCAG GCAGAAGAAGCCAAAAAGTTGAAGCTGTTGCTGAAAAGAAAGAAGGCTGAAAGTATGCGTCTATTAGAAATGGAGAAGAGACAAAAGCAGCGTGTGGAGGAAATGAGAGAAACTCAAAAGAAG GACGTAGAGAATATGAACTTGAAGGAGCTGGTACGAGCCGAAGTTCGAAAGGAACTTAGGAAGCTCGAAATGACATGCCATGATATGGCTTCGATGTTGTGCGGATTGGGAATCACTGTTGGTGGTGGCACTAGTCATGAG GTGCGCGTTGCTTACAAGAAAGCGTTGCTG
- the LOC104101425 gene encoding uncharacterized protein isoform X2, producing MSGVSLGESHGRPITGRTLRRCNDHAGADHVVLIDVDSDTFSNVIFIDVPESTPKKFRRKTSAKKDKRRSPLRNIIFIDDDESSENEYPEFGVENDRHFFRDPSPSMRACSTSKSAKEPLNEIGDDCQLVRENIPPVKLSKCKRTYSGKAPVRNRYGLTSDSESGSSEDDEFMEDYSGQLREQWQKASLKRKKCSSDQSGVRDINSASGVGIQPNPGESEEHTSCSGYSKSSTDKEDLSPNSTRESRRTSGMADVHDEGDPRKNFEEGYPSIPPEYRQNPFEKKHPEQGNEGSIPAPGPCLEKPVSCGDRNFSCRQYRVAEEEPFLGKHQRAVETENGRRQYVSADNGKKCQEAVKSYNFHFSKELRHETSRFNEKEDLFSGGFPRTTRSSVVYYPERNYSNGSRVNPRESSICTRASSCSGISGKKCVDQENGKWIPDRTSELNAHNNETQPSNRGSLLEEGLSESVSTSQHKDERHDDVNVQDGENVEGRIENCITTERERMKETSEYKKALEEELASRQRALVIQAEEAKKLKLLLKRKKAESMRLLEMEKRQKQRVEEMRETQKKDVENMNLKELVRAEVRKELRKLEMTCHDMASMLCGLGITVGGGTSHEVRVAYKKALLMFHPDRASRSDIRQEVEAEEKFKLISRMKDKYLPTL from the exons ATGAGTGGGGTGTCTCTAGGTGAGTCTCATGGCAGACCCATTACCGGGAGGACGTTGAGGAGGTGCAATGATCATGCAGGAGCTGATCATGTTGTTCTGATTGATGTCGATAGTGATACTTTTAGTAATGTTATTTTTATTGATGTGCCTGAATCCACACCCAAAAAGTTTCGACGTAAGACTTCAgcaaagaaagacaaaagaagatCTCCTTTGAGGAACATAATCTTCATCGACGATGACGAAAGCAGCGAGAATGAATATCCTGAATTTGGTGTAGAAAATGACCGCCACTTCTTTCGTGACCCTTCCCCTAGCATGAGAGCGTGCTCAACCTCGAAAAGTGCTAAAGAACCTCTAAATGAAATTGGTGATGATTGTCAGTTGGTTCGAGAAAACATACCTCCAGTGAAGTTATCAAAATGCAAAAGAACTTACTCCGGAAAAGCTCCTGTACGAAATCGCTATGGTTTGACATCTGATTCAGAGAGTGGTTCATCCGAAGATGATGAGTTCATGGAGGATTATTCTGGACAGCTTCGAGAGCAGTGGCAGAAAGCTTCCTTAAAGAGGAAAAAGTGTAGCAGTGATCAATCTGGTGTTAGAGATATCAATAGTGCATCCGGTGTTGGAATTCAACCTAACCCTGGTGAGAGTGAAGAGCATACATCTTGTTCTGGTTACTCTAAATCCTCTACAGACAAAGAAGATCTATCTCCTAACTCAACACGTGAATCACGTCGCACTTCTGGTATGGCTGATGTCCATGACGAAGGTGATCCACGAAAGAACTTTGAAGAGGGTTATCCGAGTATACCCCCTGAATATCGGCAGAATCCTTTTGAAAAGAAGCACCCGGAGCAAGGCAATGAAGGGAGTATTCCAGCTCCAGGACCTTGTTTGGAAAAACCTGTTTCATGTGGTGACAGGAACTTCTCTTGTAGACAATATAGGGTAGCAGAGGAGGAACCTTTTCTTGGAAAGCATCAGCGTGCTGTTGAAACTGAAAATGGTAGGAGACAATATGTTTCTGCTGATAATGGTAAAAAGTGTCAGGAGGCGGTTAAGAGTTATAATTTTCATTTCTCAAAAGAATTAAGACATGAAACCAGTAGGTTCAATGAGAAGGAGGATTTATTTTCTGGAGGATTTCCAAGGACTACCCGATCATCTGTTGTATACTATCCAGAACGCAACTATTCTAATGGCAGCAGAGTTAATCCTAGAGAGTCTTCTATTTGCACGAGAGCTTCATCATGCTCAGGAATCAGCGGCAAAAAATGTGTCGATCAGGAAAATGGGAAATGGATTCCTGATAGGACATCAGAATTAAATGCACACAATAATGAAACACAACCTAGTAACAGAGGTTCCTTGCTGGAGGAGGGTCTTTCTGAATCTGTATCTACGAGCCAACACAAGGATGAAAGGCATGATGACGTGAATGTCCAAGATGGTGAGAATGTGGAAGGTCGTATTGAGAACTGTATTACCACCGAAAGAGAAAGGATGAAGGAGACTTCCGAATACAAAAAGGCACTAGAGGAAGAACTTGCGTCCAGGCAAAGAGCGTTAGTGATTCAG GCAGAAGAAGCCAAAAAGTTGAAGCTGTTGCTGAAAAGAAAGAAGGCTGAAAGTATGCGTCTATTAGAAATGGAGAAGAGACAAAAGCAGCGTGTGGAGGAAATGAGAGAAACTCAAAAGAAG GACGTAGAGAATATGAACTTGAAGGAGCTGGTACGAGCCGAAGTTCGAAAGGAACTTAGGAAGCTCGAAATGACATGCCATGATATGGCTTCGATGTTGTGCGGATTGGGAATCACTGTTGGTGGTGGCACTAGTCATGAG GTGCGCGTTGCTTACAAGAAAGCGTTGCTG